A stretch of Bacillus pseudomycoides DNA encodes these proteins:
- a CDS encoding GNAT family N-acetyltransferase, with protein sequence MNLQIEDIQLIPYDEKYKKIIEAFTLPSEQIKFTAKPSELLKKAEKDTTRNVVVITANQMPVGVFALQSGTRVTEYTDNPNALLLVAFSIHYEEQGKGYAKTGLALLHKFVSTYFPNTNEIVLAVNERNIPAQKLYLKVGFEDRGQRRMGPIGRQLILYLPIEK encoded by the coding sequence ATGAATTTGCAAATAGAAGATATTCAACTGATTCCATATGATGAAAAATATAAAAAGATTATTGAAGCATTTACTTTACCAAGTGAACAAATTAAATTTACAGCAAAGCCGAGTGAATTACTGAAAAAAGCAGAAAAAGACACAACCCGAAATGTTGTAGTCATTACAGCAAATCAAATGCCAGTTGGAGTTTTTGCCTTGCAATCAGGAACAAGAGTAACTGAGTACACGGATAATCCAAATGCGTTACTGTTAGTTGCTTTTTCTATTCATTACGAAGAACAAGGGAAAGGGTATGCAAAAACAGGACTAGCGTTATTACATAAGTTTGTATCAACTTATTTTCCAAATACAAATGAAATTGTGCTAGCTGTAAATGAAAGAAATATTCCTGCACAAAAGTTGTATTTAAAAGTGGGATTTGAAGATAGAGGGCAAAGAAGAATGGGACCGATTGGAAGACAACTTATTTTATATTTACCAATAGAAAAGTAA
- a CDS encoding YhcN/YlaJ family sporulation lipoprotein, translating into MKILIYMLMICFAITGCSIGKQDNAKEKPEQKNMSMRNVNYKADENKPNEKVADHLASLASSIPGVRDATAVVIGKYAVVGIDVKAKLDRSRVDSIKYSVAESLKHDPNGANAIVVADVDTYERLKRMGNQIKQGKAGEGILDELAAIVGRVMPQVPNDMIENKETNPIKENDKQLPKDEENELKKEQEDQSNNHLQR; encoded by the coding sequence ATGAAAATTCTTATATATATGCTTATGATTTGTTTTGCTATTACAGGGTGTAGCATCGGAAAGCAAGATAATGCTAAAGAAAAGCCAGAACAAAAAAATATGTCTATGAGAAACGTTAATTATAAGGCTGATGAAAATAAACCAAATGAAAAAGTAGCAGACCATTTAGCTTCTTTAGCTTCTAGTATACCAGGTGTGAGAGATGCAACGGCAGTAGTAATAGGAAAATACGCAGTTGTTGGAATAGATGTAAAAGCGAAATTGGATCGTTCTCGAGTGGACTCAATCAAGTATTCGGTTGCTGAAAGTTTAAAACATGATCCAAATGGTGCAAATGCAATAGTTGTAGCAGATGTTGATACGTATGAGCGATTAAAGCGAATGGGCAATCAAATTAAACAAGGAAAAGCAGGGGAAGGAATTCTTGATGAACTCGCTGCCATTGTGGGACGTGTTATGCCGCAAGTACCAAATGATATGATTGAAAATAAAGAAACGAATCCGATTAAAGAAAATGATAAACAATTACCGAAAGATGAAGAAAATGAATTAAAGAAAGAGCAAGAAGATCAATCGAATAATCATCTGCAAAGATAA
- the ypeB gene encoding germination protein YpeB, with amino-acid sequence MLRGIIIVLLTIGVVGTGYWGYKEHQEKNAVLIRAENSYQRAFHDLAYEVDLLHDKIGTTLAMNSRTSLSPALADVWRLTSEARSDVGQLPLTLMPFNKTEEFLANIGDFSYRTAIRDLEKEPLNDQEYKALQSLYSNAADIQDELRKVQHLVLKNNLRWMDVELALASNKDPADNTIIDGLKTVEKNVASYSSNNFGPTFTSMQKAKKGGFEAKGKAISKDEAAKIAKSFLNLKGNEKVEVEKSGKGAKESFYSVKIQDPETKNEFYMDITEKGGYPIWVMNNREIKEQKISLNDAGSKGLTFLKDHKFTNMEFFDSSQYDNIGVFTYVVNENNVRIYPEAIQMKIALDDGSIVGFSAKEYLASHQKRTIPTAKLTAADARKKINPDVKVMEERKAIVVNDVHKEVLCYEFVGTLGKDTYQIFINANDGTEEKVKKMQAVEKIYD; translated from the coding sequence ATGTTAAGAGGTATCATAATTGTATTGTTAACAATCGGTGTAGTCGGAACAGGATATTGGGGTTATAAAGAACACCAAGAAAAAAATGCGGTATTAATTCGGGCAGAAAACAGCTATCAGCGTGCTTTTCATGATCTAGCATATGAGGTGGATTTACTGCACGATAAAATTGGAACAACACTCGCAATGAATTCACGAACATCTTTATCACCGGCACTAGCAGATGTATGGCGTTTAACATCAGAAGCCCGTTCTGATGTAGGGCAACTTCCTTTAACATTAATGCCGTTTAATAAAACCGAGGAATTTCTAGCGAATATTGGTGACTTTAGTTATCGTACTGCAATTCGTGATTTAGAGAAAGAACCTTTAAATGATCAAGAATATAAAGCATTGCAAAGTTTATATTCTAATGCAGCTGATATTCAAGACGAACTTCGGAAAGTGCAACATCTTGTCTTGAAAAATAATTTACGTTGGATGGATGTAGAACTTGCACTTGCGTCAAATAAAGATCCAGCAGATAACACGATTATTGATGGGCTTAAAACGGTTGAGAAAAATGTAGCATCCTATTCTTCAAATAATTTCGGTCCGACTTTTACAAGCATGCAGAAGGCGAAAAAAGGCGGTTTTGAAGCAAAGGGTAAAGCGATTTCAAAAGATGAAGCGGCAAAAATCGCAAAATCATTTTTAAATTTAAAAGGCAATGAAAAAGTAGAAGTTGAGAAAAGTGGAAAGGGTGCTAAAGAATCGTTTTATAGTGTAAAGATTCAAGATCCTGAAACAAAGAATGAATTTTATATGGACATTACCGAAAAAGGTGGATATCCAATATGGGTAATGAATAACCGTGAAATTAAGGAACAAAAAATTAGTTTGAATGATGCAGGAAGTAAAGGGTTAACTTTCTTAAAAGATCATAAGTTTACAAATATGGAGTTCTTTGATAGTTCACAATACGATAATATTGGTGTGTTTACGTACGTTGTTAATGAGAATAATGTGCGTATTTATCCAGAAGCGATTCAAATGAAAATTGCTTTAGATGATGGATCAATTGTTGGCTTTTCCGCAAAAGAATATTTAGCATCCCATCAAAAACGGACCATTCCAACTGCAAAATTAACGGCTGCTGATGCAAGAAAGAAAATCAATCCAGATGTAAAAGTAATGGAAGAACGTAAAGCGATTGTTGTAAATGATGTGCATAAGGAAGTACTATGCTACGAATTTGTAGGTACATTAGGAAAAGATACGTACCAAATTTTTATTAATGCGAATGACGGAACAGAAGAAAAAGTGAAAAAGATGCAAGCTGTAGAAAAAATTTATGATTAA
- the sleB gene encoding spore cortex-lytic enzyme, which translates to MRHTVIFKILIFFVLIGISVFVSSGQTRNVQAFSNQVIQRGASGEDVIELQSRLKYNGFYTGKVDGVFGWGTYWALRNFQQKFGLPVDGLAGAKTKQMLVKATKYEKSTANKGNTGGQSNKPTQNKGTNVPNGYSQNDIQLMANAVYGESRGEPYLGQVAVAAVILNRVTSASFPNTVSGVIFEPRAFTAVADGQIYLTPNETAKKAVLDAINGWDPTGNALYYFNPDTATSKWIWSRPQIKKIGKHIFCK; encoded by the coding sequence ATGCGTCATACAGTTATTTTTAAAATACTGATTTTTTTTGTCTTAATCGGTATATCTGTATTTGTTAGTAGTGGGCAAACGAGAAATGTCCAAGCCTTTTCTAATCAAGTAATTCAAAGAGGTGCGTCTGGAGAGGATGTTATTGAATTACAGTCTCGATTGAAATATAACGGATTTTATACTGGAAAAGTCGATGGTGTATTTGGCTGGGGTACATATTGGGCACTAAGAAACTTTCAACAAAAGTTTGGTTTACCTGTAGACGGCTTAGCAGGAGCTAAGACGAAGCAGATGCTTGTAAAAGCAACAAAGTATGAGAAATCAACTGCTAATAAAGGGAATACAGGTGGACAAAGTAATAAACCAACTCAAAATAAAGGTACAAATGTGCCAAATGGTTATTCACAAAATGATATTCAATTAATGGCGAACGCAGTTTATGGTGAATCCCGAGGTGAGCCATATTTAGGACAAGTAGCAGTTGCGGCTGTTATTTTGAATCGCGTGACAAGTGCGTCATTCCCAAATACAGTATCGGGTGTGATTTTTGAGCCACGTGCATTTACAGCGGTTGCCGATGGTCAAATTTATTTAACACCGAATGAAACTGCGAAAAAAGCAGTATTAGATGCTATCAATGGCTGGGATCCTACAGGAAATGCACTTTATTATTTCAATCCAGATACTGCAACGAGTAAATGGATTTGGAGTCGACCACAAATTAAAAAAATCGGCAAACATATTTTCTGTAAATAG
- a CDS encoding YqzG/YhdC family protein, which translates to MKRIFACFVLGIVFITTYCNTYTHSSVVHAQPPYAKWGKLAVEKTKEKYPKAQIIDYLHIGRKPKTVNITTEKFKLWLREDGKEYGVFVDVEFDTKTEKFLKITFQKSSR; encoded by the coding sequence ATGAAGCGTATTTTTGCATGTTTCGTATTAGGAATTGTATTTATTACAACATATTGCAATACATATACTCATTCATCAGTTGTTCACGCACAACCACCATATGCAAAATGGGGTAAACTTGCGGTAGAAAAAACGAAAGAAAAATATCCCAAAGCGCAAATTATTGATTACCTTCATATTGGAAGAAAACCAAAGACAGTGAATATAACAACAGAAAAATTTAAATTATGGCTACGTGAAGATGGAAAAGAATATGGGGTTTTTGTTGATGTGGAATTTGATACAAAGACGGAGAAATTTTTGAAGATTACCTTTCAGAAAAGCAGTAGATAA